From one Staphylococcus kloosii genomic stretch:
- a CDS encoding kinase, with product MDLIIIRGNSGSGKTTIAKALHNELGEDALLLSQDVVRREMLQVHDRPGNLAISLIEQIARYGMEHCQYVILEGILNKEKYNHMLQSLIDLPEVTAHIYYFDLPFEETVRRHNTKKNTDFGEEKMASWFVEPDYLGNDQEQILTQYMNKEEILTKIIGEIKKA from the coding sequence ATGGACTTGATTATAATAAGAGGTAACTCTGGTAGCGGTAAAACTACAATAGCAAAGGCATTACATAATGAACTTGGTGAAGATGCATTATTACTGTCACAAGATGTTGTAAGACGAGAAATGTTACAAGTACATGATCGACCAGGTAATTTAGCGATATCACTTATCGAGCAAATTGCACGATATGGTATGGAACATTGTCAGTATGTTATTCTAGAAGGCATATTAAACAAAGAGAAATATAATCATATGCTACAATCATTAATTGATTTGCCTGAAGTAACTGCTCATATTTACTACTTTGATTTACCTTTTGAAGAAACTGTACGTCGTCATAATACTAAAAAAAATACTGATTTTGGAGAAGAAAAGATGGCCTCATGGTTTGTGGAGCCTGATTATTTAGGCAATGATCAAGAACAAATATTAACCCAATATATGAATAAGGAAGAGATTTTAACAAAGATAATCGGAGAAATAAAAAAAGCTTAA
- a CDS encoding CoA transferase subunit A: MSKVIQDINEAFDDLKDGMTVLAGGFGLCGIPEYAIEAIRHKGTKGLTVVSNNCGVDDFGLGRLLEHQQIDKMISSYVGENKIFERQLINGELEVELTPQGTLAEKLRAGGAGIPAFYTKTGVGTQIAEGKETREFDGENYLMERAIKGDYGIVKAAKADTFGNLVFNKTARNFNPLCAMAATTTVVEVEEIVDIGEIDPDDVHLSGVYVDYIYEGQNYEKRIEKRTVKEANHG, encoded by the coding sequence ATGTCAAAGGTTATTCAAGACATCAACGAGGCATTCGATGATTTAAAAGATGGGATGACCGTGTTAGCGGGCGGATTTGGACTATGTGGCATACCTGAGTATGCTATTGAAGCTATTCGACATAAAGGAACAAAAGGTTTAACAGTTGTAAGTAATAACTGTGGTGTCGATGATTTTGGACTTGGTAGACTGCTAGAGCATCAACAAATTGATAAAATGATAAGCTCATACGTCGGCGAAAATAAAATTTTTGAGCGTCAATTAATAAATGGCGAACTAGAAGTAGAATTAACACCTCAAGGCACATTAGCTGAAAAATTGCGAGCGGGTGGTGCAGGAATTCCAGCATTTTATACTAAAACTGGCGTAGGCACTCAAATCGCAGAAGGCAAAGAAACGCGTGAGTTTGATGGTGAAAATTATTTAATGGAACGCGCTATTAAAGGGGATTATGGCATTGTTAAAGCAGCAAAGGCAGATACATTTGGAAATTTAGTATTTAATAAAACGGCGCGTAACTTCAATCCGTTATGTGCGATGGCTGCTACGACAACTGTTGTTGAAGTCGAAGAAATCGTAGATATTGGTGAAATCGATCCTGATGATGTACATTTATCAGGTGTTTATGTCGATTATATTTACGAAGGACAAAATTATGAGAAACGAATTGAAAAACGAACAGTTAAGGAGGCTAATCATGGATAA
- a CDS encoding GntT/GntP/DsdX family permease: MALQDYRLLIITVVSILLLIILITSKLRFHPLLALLLTAIFVGFSAGLDIGKIVDSIEKGAGSTLGETGVTIALGAMLGKILSDTGASDKIASTILSNASYKQLPWLMALAAFIIGIPMFFEVGLIMLLPLIFTIAKKLEDQHDFKGSTYVAIGVPVIAALATMHGMVPPHPGPLISINQFKANIGITMIYGIICAIPTIIIAGPLYGKFITPRLSVKPNQDLLTQYATPEKSTDERPVSSFLAFSTILVPVVMMLLHAIAGIFFEEQTLQYKTFEFLGSPIIAMFIGVLYALITLGYLRHSDTKKLRDSLGASLKPIAGIMLIIAGGGAFGQVLEDSGVGTAIVHLADNFSLSAILMGWIVAALLSISTGSATVGIVGATNLLYPLLQADPSINKELLTVAIGSGSLFFNYVNHGGFWLVKESFGMSMGETFKTITIVQSIVGLCGLIMTLLLNYVINLF; encoded by the coding sequence ATGGCATTACAAGATTATAGATTACTTATCATTACAGTAGTTAGTATTTTATTACTTATTATATTAATTACATCTAAACTACGTTTTCATCCTTTACTTGCCTTATTATTAACAGCAATCTTCGTTGGTTTCTCGGCGGGTTTAGATATAGGAAAAATTGTAGATTCTATCGAAAAAGGTGCAGGATCAACGCTTGGTGAGACAGGCGTCACTATTGCTCTAGGGGCAATGTTAGGTAAAATTTTATCTGATACTGGGGCAAGTGATAAAATTGCATCGACTATTTTAAGCAACGCTTCTTATAAACAATTACCATGGTTAATGGCTCTAGCTGCGTTCATAATCGGTATACCTATGTTCTTTGAAGTAGGATTAATAATGCTGTTGCCACTCATATTTACGATAGCAAAAAAACTAGAAGACCAGCATGATTTCAAAGGTTCTACCTATGTCGCTATAGGAGTACCAGTAATTGCTGCATTAGCTACGATGCATGGTATGGTGCCACCACATCCTGGACCATTAATTTCTATTAATCAATTTAAAGCAAATATTGGTATTACGATGATTTACGGTATTATTTGTGCAATACCAACAATTATTATTGCTGGCCCGCTATACGGCAAATTTATAACGCCTAGATTATCAGTAAAACCAAATCAAGACTTATTAACGCAATACGCAACACCTGAAAAATCAACTGATGAACGTCCAGTATCATCATTTTTAGCTTTTTCAACAATCTTAGTCCCTGTCGTTATGATGTTACTGCATGCTATTGCTGGCATATTTTTTGAAGAGCAGACATTACAATACAAAACTTTTGAATTTCTAGGTAGTCCGATTATAGCAATGTTTATAGGTGTGTTATATGCATTAATCACACTCGGATACTTACGTCATTCAGATACTAAAAAATTAAGAGATTCACTCGGCGCAAGTCTAAAACCAATTGCAGGTATTATGTTGATTATCGCTGGAGGTGGCGCTTTTGGACAAGTGTTAGAAGATTCTGGTGTGGGTACAGCAATTGTACATTTGGCCGATAATTTTTCATTATCAGCTATACTTATGGGCTGGATAGTCGCTGCCCTACTATCAATATCTACAGGTTCTGCAACTGTTGGTATAGTCGGTGCAACTAATTTATTATATCCACTTTTACAAGCAGACCCTAGTATCAATAAGGAATTATTAACAGTCGCAATAGGCTCAGGATCCTTATTCTTCAATTACGTCAATCACGGTGGATTTTGGTTAGTAAAAGAGTCCTTTGGCATGTCAATGGGTGAAACATTTAAAACCATTACTATCGTGCAATCTATTGTAGGATTGTGTGGTCTAATTATGACCCTCCTACTAAATTATGTTATTAATTTATTTTAA
- a CDS encoding LacI family DNA-binding transcriptional regulator — translation MAVTLKDVAKACGVSYSTVSKALKNSPLVKPNTKAYIQQKAAEMNYIPNHSARALVSKRSNTIGLIWPSVDRVAVTHLVSEINEALKLLGYVMILSIDDIAVASKKFLEFGCDGIIIFDEGPSTNLPSDVYENIPVVAYGVDREIDYPIINVNHYKAMIMAIESLLEKGVKQIDYIGDINTTDSRQVAKKDAIVDYCQQHHIYYRIIDSQGLSALETESAVKNFYAQHDLAPGVICGSYDITIGTLNAIDLERNQPIIYSYDNIPHIAKLDYPVHAIGVPTVEIANKVVEVLDQVISGGTINNVYNLEPQLNE, via the coding sequence ATGGCAGTTACACTCAAAGATGTCGCAAAAGCCTGTGGTGTGAGTTATTCGACAGTTAGTAAAGCATTAAAAAATTCACCACTTGTAAAACCGAATACGAAAGCATACATACAACAAAAAGCCGCCGAAATGAATTATATACCTAATCATTCTGCGCGTGCACTTGTGTCTAAACGTAGTAATACTATCGGTCTGATTTGGCCGTCCGTTGATCGTGTTGCCGTTACTCATCTCGTTTCTGAAATTAATGAAGCCCTTAAATTATTAGGCTATGTCATGATATTATCCATTGATGATATCGCAGTCGCTTCTAAAAAATTTCTTGAGTTTGGCTGTGATGGTATCATCATTTTCGACGAAGGACCGAGTACAAATTTACCATCTGATGTCTATGAAAATATACCAGTTGTAGCATATGGTGTAGATAGAGAAATCGACTACCCTATCATTAACGTTAACCATTACAAGGCGATGATAATGGCTATTGAGTCTTTACTTGAAAAAGGCGTTAAACAAATTGATTATATAGGTGATATTAATACTACTGACTCAAGACAAGTAGCCAAAAAAGATGCAATCGTCGATTATTGCCAACAGCATCATATTTATTATCGCATCATTGATTCACAAGGGCTATCAGCTTTAGAAACAGAATCAGCAGTCAAAAACTTTTATGCGCAACACGACCTTGCACCCGGCGTGATTTGTGGTAGTTATGATATTACAATTGGTACATTAAATGCGATAGATTTAGAACGAAATCAACCGATAATTTATTCTTATGATAACATTCCTCATATCGCTAAATTGGATTATCCAGTACATGCTATCGGGGTACCTACTGTCGAAATTGCGAATAAGGTTGTCGAAGTATTAGATCAAGTTATTTCAGGCGGTACAATAAACAATGTTTATAATTTAGAGCCGCAATTAAATGAATAA
- a CDS encoding NAD-dependent epimerase/dehydratase family protein: protein MTKIFVVGATGLIGTKLTKRLLEEGYDVAGLTRSQQGKAKLEDQGVTGFIGDVFKADTVEAAVASYKPDVIINEITDLKQADMSANTRVRKEGTKNIVSAALNNDVQHIQSQSIAFVYEGGQGLATEETPLDYQATGERKVTVDGVEALEQETARIPHHVILRYGLLYGPQTWFGKDGMIYNQFIDGSVSMSNGIQSFIHIDDAVETAIQALSFEPGIYNVTDDNPVDGETWAKWYAQLLNVNPTLNIEQAADHERGASNKKFRQQGGKLIYSDWQEGMNPIK from the coding sequence ATGACAAAAATATTTGTAGTTGGTGCCACTGGTCTTATTGGTACTAAATTAACAAAACGCTTATTAGAAGAAGGATATGATGTTGCTGGTTTAACACGTTCACAACAAGGTAAAGCTAAATTAGAAGACCAAGGCGTTACTGGTTTTATTGGTGACGTATTTAAAGCTGATACAGTTGAAGCTGCGGTTGCTAGTTACAAACCAGATGTTATTATTAATGAAATAACTGACCTAAAGCAAGCGGATATGTCAGCTAACACACGCGTTAGAAAAGAAGGCACAAAAAATATAGTATCGGCAGCATTAAATAACGACGTACAACATATTCAATCACAAAGTATTGCTTTCGTTTATGAAGGTGGGCAAGGTTTAGCAACCGAAGAAACGCCACTTGATTATCAAGCGACTGGCGAAAGAAAAGTAACTGTTGATGGTGTAGAAGCTTTAGAACAAGAAACTGCTCGTATTCCACATCATGTTATTTTACGTTACGGCTTACTTTATGGCCCTCAAACATGGTTTGGTAAAGATGGTATGATTTACAACCAATTTATAGACGGCTCTGTATCAATGTCTAATGGTATTCAATCATTTATTCATATTGACGATGCTGTGGAAACAGCTATACAAGCTTTATCATTTGAACCAGGTATATATAATGTTACAGATGACAATCCAGTAGACGGAGAAACTTGGGCTAAATGGTATGCACAGCTATTAAATGTTAATCCAACATTAAATATTGAACAAGCTGCTGATCATGAGCGTGGTGCAAGCAACAAAAAATTTAGACAACAAGGTGGCAAGTTAATATATTCTGATTGGCAAGAAGGTATGAACCCTATTAAATAA
- a CDS encoding 3-oxoacid CoA-transferase subunit B has product MDKVSQRKKIIQRAAQEIKSNMVINLGIGMPTLVANEINDHVENVYFQSENGLLGIGPYPTEAEIDPDLINAGKETVTAAKGASYFDNAESFAMIRGGHIDLAILGGMEISQKGDLANYMIPGKLVKGMGGAMDLVVGAQKVVVIMDHMNKHGESKIKKECELPLTGSEVVHTLITDLAVFQFDNGVMKLVELQEGTTLEDVEKYTDAHFENHLA; this is encoded by the coding sequence ATGGATAAAGTGTCACAAAGGAAAAAAATTATACAACGTGCAGCGCAAGAAATTAAAAGTAATATGGTTATTAATTTAGGTATTGGGATGCCAACTTTAGTAGCTAATGAAATTAATGACCACGTTGAAAATGTTTATTTCCAATCTGAAAATGGTTTGCTTGGAATTGGTCCTTATCCAACTGAAGCGGAGATAGACCCAGATTTAATTAATGCGGGTAAAGAAACGGTAACTGCTGCTAAAGGTGCTTCATATTTCGATAATGCTGAATCGTTTGCCATGATTAGAGGTGGCCATATTGATTTAGCTATTTTAGGAGGTATGGAAATATCCCAAAAGGGTGATTTAGCCAATTACATGATTCCTGGAAAGTTAGTTAAAGGTATGGGAGGCGCCATGGATTTAGTCGTAGGTGCTCAAAAAGTTGTAGTGATTATGGATCATATGAATAAACATGGTGAATCTAAGATTAAGAAGGAATGTGAGTTGCCATTAACAGGAAGTGAAGTGGTGCACACATTGATTACTGATTTAGCTGTATTCCAATTTGATAATGGTGTTATGAAATTGGTCGAACTTCAAGAAGGGACAACACTTGAAGATGTAGAAAAATATACTGATGCACACTTTGAGAACCACTTAGCATAA
- the eda gene encoding bifunctional 4-hydroxy-2-oxoglutarate aldolase/2-dehydro-3-deoxy-phosphogluconate aldolase — protein MNSMETMHKINSSKHIAVMRTDDKQEFVDIANIIIEQGLDVIEVTLTTPQAMEIITTLSQKDNALIGAGTVLDSVSARVAILNGAKFIVSPSFDKETAKVANLYDVPYVPGVMTVKEMIEAMTYGCKVLKLFPATQFTPSSIKDFRGPLPTTEFIPTGGVGKKNHQEWLDAGSFAVGIGSEITKVYQQNGADGLKQYVSELKGGE, from the coding sequence ATGAATTCGATGGAGACAATGCATAAAATTAATAGCTCTAAACACATAGCTGTTATGAGAACAGACGACAAACAGGAGTTTGTTGATATCGCCAATATAATTATCGAACAAGGTTTAGATGTCATAGAGGTAACACTAACTACGCCTCAAGCAATGGAAATTATAACAACGTTGTCTCAAAAAGATAACGCACTTATAGGGGCAGGTACAGTACTTGATAGTGTTTCGGCAAGAGTGGCTATTTTAAATGGTGCGAAATTTATCGTTAGTCCGTCATTTGATAAAGAAACTGCAAAAGTGGCTAACTTATATGATGTACCTTATGTTCCTGGCGTAATGACGGTAAAAGAAATGATAGAAGCAATGACATACGGTTGCAAAGTACTCAAACTATTTCCGGCTACACAGTTTACACCTTCATCAATAAAAGACTTTAGAGGTCCATTACCTACAACAGAATTTATTCCTACAGGAGGGGTTGGCAAGAAAAATCACCAAGAATGGTTAGATGCTGGTAGTTTTGCAGTAGGCATTGGCAGTGAAATTACAAAAGTATATCAACAAAATGGAGCAGACGGTTTGAAGCAATATGTAAGTGAACTTAAAGGTGGTGAGTGA
- a CDS encoding GNAT family N-acetyltransferase codes for MDKLSRLHFITPRLIIRPLAKNDYEVWLKGFKDRLPSQYKHDKGQLDMSDATVTWFHDLVERQTISAEQDDLYIWGIFDRNNNHLGMLDLKTLSRDNFQWAEIGYFMHNQYWRNGYCYEAVAELVFQAYETMNFHRIEAHVNIDNEPSIKLLEKVGFKFECLREGFIYEDGEWTDNYVYYINTHNNDLHGEA; via the coding sequence ATGGATAAATTGTCACGGTTGCATTTTATTACACCACGTCTTATCATAAGACCGTTAGCGAAAAATGACTATGAAGTTTGGTTAAAAGGTTTTAAAGATAGACTACCATCACAATATAAGCATGATAAAGGTCAATTAGATATGTCCGATGCTACTGTTACGTGGTTTCACGATTTGGTAGAACGACAAACGATATCTGCTGAACAAGATGATTTGTATATTTGGGGCATTTTTGACCGTAATAATAATCACTTAGGAATGTTAGATCTAAAAACGCTGAGTAGAGATAACTTTCAATGGGCTGAAATTGGTTATTTTATGCATAATCAGTATTGGAGAAATGGCTATTGTTATGAAGCTGTAGCAGAATTAGTCTTTCAAGCTTATGAGACGATGAATTTTCATAGAATTGAAGCACACGTCAACATTGATAATGAACCATCTATAAAATTATTAGAAAAAGTAGGGTTTAAATTTGAATGTTTACGTGAAGGTTTTATTTATGAAGATGGGGAATGGACCGACAACTATGTCTACTATATAAATACACATAATAATGACTTGCACGGGGAGGCGTAA
- a CDS encoding GNAT family N-acetyltransferase: MAEFRELTMGDEELYCNYMEEWLDNDEQIVPTVTNIAKYDNFEDLVHKLEDNKSHDQKVDNTTLFLIGEEIIGAANIRHNLNDALKKHGGHIGYGVRKKYRQQGYGTKILKKSLDYLSRIGVQEALITCDDDNEASATVILNNGGEEIESYQHEDGTVTRRFMIEIA, translated from the coding sequence ATGGCAGAATTTAGAGAATTAACGATGGGCGATGAAGAGTTGTACTGTAACTATATGGAAGAGTGGTTGGATAATGACGAACAGATCGTCCCAACAGTTACGAACATTGCTAAATATGATAATTTTGAAGACTTAGTGCATAAATTAGAAGATAATAAGTCACATGATCAAAAAGTTGATAATACCACGCTATTTTTAATTGGCGAAGAAATTATTGGTGCAGCCAATATTCGTCACAATTTAAATGATGCATTAAAAAAACACGGTGGCCATATTGGTTATGGCGTACGAAAAAAATATCGTCAACAAGGATACGGCACCAAAATTCTTAAAAAATCATTAGATTACTTATCAAGAATAGGTGTTCAAGAAGCATTAATTACTTGTGATGATGATAATGAAGCTTCGGCGACTGTTATTTTAAATAATGGTGGCGAAGAAATTGAATCATATCAACATGAAGATGGTACAGTTACACGTAGATTTATGATAGAAATTGCATAA
- the add gene encoding adenosine deaminase — protein MEQQLYTIPKIELHCHLDGSVSIALLKQLALEQGISLNEQNLYVDQNCENLEQYLRCFDEIQKVLQTADSLQRSVVDVAAQAVEDNVKYIEIRFAPLFHMEQGLSIDETIQAVVAGAKRAMSQYDIKINILVCAMRQHSNAVNKDLFNHVLQNDNMDIAGIDFAGPEAAFPPEKIEEAAQYGVAKGLNLTLHAGECGCIHNVVESIKLGAKRIGHGVAINNDEQVLAEVKAQQVLLEICPKSNIQTRAIKDVAELNLPYLVSQDIPFLINTDNRTVTQTTLLAEYDLLLKAQQLTMEDVANINKNAVKHTFLSPQEQEVLRQKMK, from the coding sequence ATGGAACAACAATTATATACTATCCCGAAAATAGAATTACATTGTCATTTAGATGGATCAGTAAGTATAGCATTACTTAAGCAACTAGCTCTGGAACAAGGCATTTCTTTAAATGAACAGAATCTTTATGTTGATCAAAATTGTGAAAACTTGGAACAATATTTACGATGTTTTGATGAAATTCAAAAAGTCTTACAAACTGCAGATAGCTTACAACGCTCTGTCGTTGACGTAGCAGCGCAAGCAGTTGAAGATAATGTTAAATATATTGAAATTAGATTTGCACCTTTATTTCATATGGAACAAGGTTTAAGTATAGATGAGACAATTCAAGCAGTCGTTGCGGGTGCTAAAAGAGCAATGTCTCAATACGATATTAAGATTAATATTTTAGTATGTGCTATGCGTCAACATAGTAATGCAGTAAACAAAGATTTATTTAATCATGTGCTCCAAAATGATAACATGGATATTGCTGGTATTGATTTTGCGGGACCCGAGGCAGCTTTCCCACCAGAAAAAATTGAAGAAGCAGCACAATACGGTGTCGCAAAAGGGTTAAATCTAACGCTTCATGCCGGCGAATGCGGTTGTATTCATAACGTTGTAGAATCGATTAAATTAGGGGCTAAACGTATAGGACATGGCGTTGCCATTAATAATGACGAACAAGTATTGGCAGAAGTAAAAGCACAACAAGTGTTATTAGAAATCTGCCCTAAAAGTAATATACAAACGCGGGCGATTAAAGACGTTGCGGAGTTGAATTTACCTTATTTAGTATCGCAAGATATACCTTTTCTCATAAATACAGACAATAGAACAGTCACTCAAACAACATTGCTAGCAGAATATGACTTATTACTTAAAGCACAACAACTAACAATGGAAGATGTTGCAAACATTAATAAAAATGCTGTTAAACATACATTTTTATCACCGCAAGAACAAGAAGTATTACGACAAAAGATGAAATAA
- a CDS encoding ornithine cyclodeaminase family protein has protein sequence MQFISEQKQAELLDMAEVVEAVEEALQAYSEGQTENPLRHVLPFNEENKYLVMPALSDKLGIVGLKTVTFAPNNPQLGKNTIVGSVILSDYNTGETLAVLEGAYLTKIRTGAISGVATKYLAQQNAKTLCVIGTGEQAEGLVEAVLAVRPITHIHLYNRTYDKAVTFANKLQAQYAITTKVFEGVEDAMQNADVIVTATNAASPVFHNDLTAGVHINAVGSFKPDMQELPSVAIQQADKVVVESSDTALEETGDLINPIEEGVFKANDLYGELGNIVAGKLEGRLNEEEITVFKSVGLAIVDIVVANYFYQKLLKLNN, from the coding sequence GTGCAATTTATAAGTGAACAGAAGCAAGCTGAATTACTAGATATGGCAGAAGTTGTCGAAGCAGTTGAAGAAGCTTTGCAAGCTTATTCAGAAGGACAAACTGAAAATCCACTACGTCATGTTTTACCATTCAATGAAGAAAATAAGTATTTAGTGATGCCGGCATTATCAGACAAATTAGGTATAGTGGGACTCAAAACAGTAACATTTGCACCTAATAATCCGCAACTAGGGAAAAATACTATCGTGGGTTCAGTTATTTTGTCAGATTATAATACAGGCGAAACGTTAGCTGTCTTAGAAGGAGCGTATTTAACGAAAATACGTACAGGTGCAATTTCTGGTGTAGCTACAAAATACCTTGCACAACAAAATGCCAAAACATTATGTGTTATTGGCACTGGTGAACAGGCAGAAGGATTAGTTGAAGCGGTCCTTGCAGTTAGGCCAATTACACATATACATCTTTATAATCGTACATACGATAAAGCTGTTACTTTTGCTAATAAGTTGCAAGCACAATACGCTATAACTACAAAAGTTTTTGAAGGCGTTGAAGATGCGATGCAAAATGCTGACGTAATCGTTACTGCTACAAATGCTGCGTCGCCAGTATTTCATAATGACTTAACAGCTGGTGTACATATCAATGCTGTAGGTTCGTTTAAACCAGATATGCAAGAGTTACCGTCTGTTGCCATACAACAAGCAGACAAAGTCGTTGTTGAATCAAGTGATACAGCGTTAGAAGAAACAGGAGACCTAATTAATCCTATTGAAGAAGGCGTTTTTAAAGCGAATGATTTATACGGAGAATTAGGTAATATTGTAGCAGGTAAGCTTGAAGGTAGACTGAATGAGGAAGAAATAACTGTTTTTAAATCGGTAGGTCTAGCCATTGTAGATATTGTCGTAGCTAATTATTTCTATCAAAAATTGCTGAAATTAAATAACTAA
- a CDS encoding sugar kinase — MTIYGLGEVLLRFTPPNYEQLKNARSLNIQTGGAELNTLVTLAGFKQDTAMLTTLPQDNLKDLVEQTMRSANVSTKFINHSEGRLGTYYMEEGFGYRSGQVIYDRDHSTFAINGYEQLQQIDFNDGDHLILTGITLAVNTQIRDNIVDILTKLKKQGVKLVFDINYRGNLWSTDKAIPVIKSVLPLVDILLFGKKDATHLLSTNSESDDMETCARTIQAQYNIPVMASSNRDITESTLQGIMLIQDNFITSPKYQYTVLNRIGAGDAFTAGIIHGLLQQWDLAQVIDFATKCSVLQHTTNEDSLSIEEQDILNLSSNFGELKR; from the coding sequence ATGACTATCTATGGCTTAGGGGAAGTCTTACTGCGCTTTACGCCACCGAATTACGAACAACTAAAAAATGCACGGTCGTTGAATATACAGACAGGTGGCGCCGAGTTAAATACACTCGTGACGTTAGCTGGATTTAAACAAGATACTGCAATGTTAACAACATTACCACAAGATAATTTAAAAGATTTAGTAGAACAAACGATGCGCAGTGCGAACGTAAGCACAAAATTTATCAATCATAGTGAAGGGCGCTTAGGCACTTACTATATGGAAGAAGGCTTCGGTTATAGAAGCGGCCAAGTTATTTATGATCGTGACCATTCTACATTTGCTATCAATGGCTATGAACAGTTACAACAAATTGATTTTAATGATGGAGATCACCTGATTTTGACAGGTATTACGCTTGCAGTAAATACACAAATAAGAGACAACATTGTAGACATTTTAACTAAACTTAAAAAGCAAGGCGTTAAATTAGTATTTGATATAAATTATAGAGGTAATTTGTGGTCAACAGATAAAGCGATACCAGTTATTAAATCAGTGTTACCACTTGTAGATATTTTACTCTTTGGGAAAAAAGATGCTACACATCTACTATCAACGAATAGTGAATCTGACGATATGGAAACATGTGCTAGAACGATACAAGCTCAATATAATATACCAGTAATGGCGTCTAGCAATAGAGATATTACTGAAAGTACATTGCAAGGTATCATGTTAATACAAGATAACTTTATAACAAGTCCGAAATACCAATATACCGTCCTCAATCGTATCGGTGCTGGCGATGCATTTACAGCAGGTATTATCCATGGATTGCTTCAACAGTGGGATTTAGCACAAGTTATCGATTTTGCAACAAAATGTTCCGTACTGCAACATACAACCAACGAAGATTCATTAAGTATAGAAGAACAAGATATTTTAAATTTATCCTCTAACTTTGGCGAATTAAAGCGTTAG
- a CDS encoding DoxX family protein, protein MGVIIIILQVLLGIIFIITGSKIVSGAMNEEFVRMGYPQVFNQITGAIELLGALNMLFGIFNPYLAMGASVVLGCTMLAGALSLIFLAKDPLIKALPATILLLLNVLIFCYYI, encoded by the coding sequence ATGGGCGTAATAATTATTATCTTACAAGTACTGCTTGGGATAATATTTATCATAACGGGGTCAAAAATTGTGTCGGGGGCTATGAATGAAGAGTTTGTACGCATGGGTTACCCCCAAGTGTTTAATCAAATTACTGGAGCAATAGAATTATTAGGCGCTTTAAATATGTTATTTGGCATTTTTAATCCTTATTTAGCTATGGGGGCTAGCGTTGTATTAGGATGTACGATGTTAGCAGGTGCATTATCATTAATATTTTTAGCCAAAGATCCTTTAATAAAAGCGTTACCTGCAACGATTCTATTATTGCTTAATGTTCTAATATTTTGTTATTACATATAA